In Microbacterium esteraromaticum, the following proteins share a genomic window:
- a CDS encoding DUF1116 domain-containing protein yields MSVNDLFSANLKPVNLGLDMFADDLKKQGVEPVLMDWTPPGGGDPDVIAALSRLEDPAVAERIDAANQVALDRILSSQPFLEGFGQAIDTVPGMTAKTILHAGPPIEFTRMSGPMKGAVTGALVFEGLAKNIDEAFELAASGEITFSPCHEHQSVGSMAGVTSASMWVHKVTNRTHGNTAFTNLSEQLSKILRFGANDQSVIDRLNWMRDVFGPILSAAMSLNEDGLDLRLMLSQALHMGDEAHNRNVAGTTLLIQALAPYILETDFTTKEKREVFDFVASSDYFSGPTWMVAAKASMDAANGVENSTIVTTMARNGVDFGIRVAGTGGQWFTGPAQEVIGPMFAGYTREDSGLDMGDSAITETFGIGGFAMAAAPAIVALVGGTVDEAMGYSRTMNAITTGNNPNITIPALDFMGVPSGIDVRKVMETGILPVINTAIAHKEPGIGMIGAGIMHPPVEAFQKALRALADTVKP; encoded by the coding sequence ATGAGCGTCAACGACCTGTTCTCCGCGAACCTGAAGCCGGTCAACCTCGGCCTCGACATGTTCGCCGACGACCTGAAGAAGCAGGGCGTCGAGCCGGTCCTCATGGACTGGACCCCACCGGGCGGCGGTGACCCCGACGTCATCGCCGCGCTGAGCCGGCTCGAGGACCCCGCTGTGGCCGAGCGCATCGACGCCGCCAACCAGGTGGCACTCGATCGCATCCTGTCGTCGCAGCCGTTCCTCGAAGGCTTCGGCCAGGCGATCGACACCGTGCCCGGCATGACCGCGAAGACCATCCTGCATGCGGGCCCCCCGATCGAGTTCACCCGGATGTCGGGCCCGATGAAGGGCGCCGTCACCGGTGCGCTCGTGTTCGAGGGCCTTGCGAAGAACATCGACGAGGCGTTCGAGCTCGCCGCGTCCGGCGAGATCACCTTCTCGCCGTGTCACGAGCACCAGTCCGTGGGATCGATGGCGGGTGTGACGAGCGCGAGCATGTGGGTGCACAAGGTCACCAACCGCACGCACGGCAACACCGCGTTCACCAACCTGTCCGAGCAGCTGTCGAAGATCCTTCGCTTCGGAGCCAATGACCAGTCGGTCATCGACAGGCTCAACTGGATGCGCGACGTGTTCGGTCCGATCCTCTCGGCGGCCATGTCGCTGAACGAGGACGGGCTCGACCTCCGCCTGATGCTGTCGCAGGCGCTGCACATGGGAGACGAGGCGCACAACCGCAACGTCGCAGGCACCACGCTGCTGATCCAGGCGCTCGCGCCGTACATCCTCGAGACCGACTTCACCACCAAGGAGAAGCGCGAGGTCTTCGACTTCGTCGCCTCGTCGGACTACTTCTCCGGTCCCACCTGGATGGTGGCGGCGAAGGCATCGATGGATGCTGCGAACGGAGTCGAGAACTCCACGATCGTCACGACCATGGCCCGCAACGGCGTCGATTTCGGCATCCGCGTCGCCGGCACCGGTGGTCAGTGGTTCACCGGGCCGGCGCAGGAGGTCATCGGTCCGATGTTCGCCGGCTACACGCGCGAGGACTCCGGTCTCGACATGGGCGACTCGGCCATCACCGAGACGTTCGGCATCGGCGGCTTCGCGATGGCGGCTGCTCCCGCCATCGTCGCGCTCGTCGGCGGCACGGTGGACGAGGCCATGGGCTACTCCCGCACGATGAACGCGATCACCACCGGCAACAACCCGAACATCACGATCCCCGCGCTCGATTTCATGGGGGTTCCCTCCGGCATAGACGTGCGCAAGGTGATGGAGACCGGCATCCTGCCCGTCATCAACACCGCGATCGCGCACAAGGAGCCGGGCATCGGCATGATCGGCGCAGGCATCATGCACCCGCCTGTCGAGGCGTTCCAGAAGGCGCTGCGCGCCCTTGCAGACACGGTGAAGCCGTGA
- the fdrA gene encoding acyl-CoA synthetase FdrA yields MTRHIEIRKNTYLDSVSLMSMSTKANAVEGVTQALLGMATPMNKEVLANVGVDDPSVDEARPSDLMIVIDAADDALEAAIAAVDGILARKDKKAADAREVRYRTLDGAFQEAPDANLVIISVNGAFAAREARKALNAGKNVMIFSDNVSVEDELALKNLAHEKGLIVMGPDCGTAIINGTGLAFANAVRRGSIGIVGASGTGSQEVSVRIHDFGGGVSQLIGTGGRDLSTEIGGISMIDGIRALDADPETSVIVIISKPPAEDVATKVLEVAGQASKPVFVTFLGSDRTESGFDNVTMVTAGTKPLAIAAVVASGIDESTLDKHPLNIPLIEEVRAKLAPEQKYVRGLFCGGTLCDESMFAALAKYDNVYSNIQKDPAYRIGAMDESREHTFLDMGDDDFTNGRPHPMIDPSLRLQRIVEEAKDPSVGVIAMDFVLGFGAHDDPVGVTIPAITEAKSIAAERGHHLEILGYVLGTDLDTPAIGEQIAQLEAAGVTIASSSTNLGLLAREFVAKGDN; encoded by the coding sequence ATGACCAGACACATCGAAATCAGGAAGAACACGTACCTCGACTCGGTCTCGCTCATGTCGATGAGCACCAAGGCGAACGCCGTCGAGGGCGTCACCCAGGCTCTGCTCGGCATGGCCACCCCCATGAACAAGGAGGTGCTCGCCAACGTCGGGGTCGACGATCCGTCCGTCGACGAAGCGCGCCCCAGTGACCTCATGATCGTGATCGACGCCGCAGACGACGCGCTCGAAGCGGCGATCGCAGCCGTCGACGGCATCCTCGCCCGGAAGGACAAGAAGGCGGCGGATGCCCGCGAGGTGCGCTATCGCACCCTCGACGGCGCATTCCAGGAGGCACCCGACGCGAACCTCGTGATCATCTCGGTCAACGGCGCGTTCGCAGCCCGTGAAGCGCGCAAGGCGCTGAACGCGGGCAAGAACGTGATGATCTTCTCGGACAACGTCTCGGTCGAGGACGAGCTCGCCCTCAAGAACCTCGCCCACGAGAAGGGCCTCATCGTCATGGGGCCCGACTGCGGCACCGCGATCATCAACGGCACCGGTCTCGCCTTCGCGAACGCCGTGCGCCGCGGCAGCATCGGAATCGTGGGGGCCTCTGGCACCGGCAGCCAGGAGGTGTCGGTGCGCATCCACGACTTCGGCGGCGGAGTCTCGCAGCTGATCGGAACCGGCGGACGTGACCTGAGCACCGAGATCGGGGGCATCTCGATGATCGACGGCATCCGCGCCCTCGACGCCGACCCCGAGACCTCGGTGATCGTCATCATCTCCAAGCCGCCTGCAGAGGATGTCGCGACGAAGGTGCTGGAGGTCGCCGGTCAGGCATCCAAGCCGGTGTTCGTGACCTTCCTCGGCTCCGACCGCACCGAATCAGGATTCGACAACGTCACGATGGTGACCGCCGGCACCAAGCCGCTGGCGATCGCCGCGGTCGTCGCCTCTGGCATCGACGAATCGACACTCGACAAGCACCCGCTGAACATCCCCCTCATCGAGGAGGTGCGAGCCAAGCTCGCCCCTGAGCAGAAGTACGTGCGCGGCCTGTTCTGCGGCGGCACCCTGTGCGACGAGTCGATGTTCGCGGCCCTCGCGAAGTACGACAACGTGTACTCGAACATCCAGAAGGACCCTGCCTACCGGATCGGGGCCATGGACGAGTCGCGCGAGCACACCTTCCTCGACATGGGCGACGACGACTTCACCAACGGCCGCCCGCACCCCATGATCGACCCGTCGCTGCGCCTGCAGCGCATCGTCGAAGAGGCCAAGGATCCGTCTGTCGGCGTCATCGCGATGGACTTCGTGCTCGGGTTCGGCGCGCACGACGACCCCGTCGGCGTCACGATCCCCGCCATCACCGAGGCGAAGTCGATCGCCGCGGAGCGCGGTCACCACCTCGAGATCCTCGGCTACGTGCTGGGCACCGATCTCGACACCCCCGCCATCGGCGAGCAGATCGCTCAGCTCGAGGCCGCCGGTGTGACCATCGCCTCCTCCTCCACCAACCTCGGGCTGCTGGCCCGTGAATTCGTCGCGAAGGGTGACAACTGA
- a CDS encoding ankyrin repeat domain-containing protein, with translation MSTAPTIDERYLASAAAGDLEGVKAALAEGADTNAVDREEATAILLAARGGHLDVVRALIAEGVDIDAQDQTCSNPFLFGCINDQLELVKIMAEAGADLKRLTRMGGNGLTPAAEKGHLEVVRYLLENTRINVNLTNNLGWTALIETIILGDGGPVRQQIVELLLAHGAKPGMPDPWGTSPADLARERGYDEIVAILENHQA, from the coding sequence ATGAGCACTGCACCCACGATCGACGAGCGCTACCTCGCCAGCGCCGCCGCGGGCGACCTCGAGGGCGTCAAGGCAGCCCTCGCAGAGGGCGCCGACACGAACGCCGTCGACCGCGAAGAGGCGACCGCTATCCTTCTGGCCGCCCGTGGCGGTCACCTCGACGTGGTCAGGGCGCTCATCGCCGAGGGCGTCGATATCGACGCGCAGGACCAGACCTGCTCGAATCCCTTCCTCTTCGGATGCATCAACGACCAGCTCGAGCTGGTGAAGATCATGGCCGAGGCGGGTGCCGACCTCAAGCGGCTGACGCGCATGGGCGGAAACGGCCTGACGCCGGCCGCCGAGAAGGGCCACCTCGAGGTCGTGCGCTATCTGCTCGAGAACACCCGCATCAATGTGAACCTCACCAACAACCTCGGCTGGACCGCGCTCATCGAGACGATCATCCTCGGCGACGGCGGACCTGTGCGGCAGCAGATCGTCGAGCTGCTGCTCGCGCACGGTGCGAAGCCCGGCATGCCCGACCCGTGGGGCACCTCCCCCGCCGACCTCGCTCGCGAACGCGGCTACGACGAGATCGTCGCCATCCTCGAGAACCACCAGGCCTGA
- a CDS encoding DUF2877 domain-containing protein, giving the protein MTPVATPVALRAHTWDAALEETLSGGSDAPAAGVAAVHSVHARVVNIRCGAMLVALAHEDLDDAPWTIRIVERDWPMIASARVGDRVAFAADGVVLRPEVDDLRITLARVDAVVLRAGTGIPSADSLLLALSVLDGMSSPAPTTPFGALAADALNAGIRRLDTAARVLLGSSGRTTRASVTTAAERLLGLGEGLTPSGDDVLTGLAFVCAHPGFGLTALVPPLRAAAATADRRTTQLSEVTLRAALTGRARRRMHDLVDAVIAHAEKDLRIAVARTAEIGHTSGHDILTGIRLGMQLSASATSRPTPSDQGDHR; this is encoded by the coding sequence ATGACCCCCGTCGCCACCCCTGTCGCGCTTCGCGCGCACACCTGGGATGCTGCGCTTGAGGAGACGCTCTCAGGCGGCAGCGATGCCCCGGCCGCCGGCGTTGCCGCCGTCCACTCGGTGCACGCACGTGTGGTCAACATCCGCTGCGGAGCGATGCTCGTCGCTCTCGCCCACGAGGATCTCGATGACGCTCCCTGGACGATCCGCATCGTCGAGCGCGATTGGCCGATGATCGCCTCGGCCCGCGTCGGCGACCGGGTCGCCTTCGCAGCCGATGGCGTCGTCCTGCGTCCCGAGGTCGACGACCTGCGGATCACTCTCGCGAGGGTGGATGCCGTGGTGCTCCGCGCCGGCACAGGCATCCCGTCTGCCGATTCGCTTCTCCTGGCGCTCTCCGTGCTCGACGGCATGTCCTCACCCGCACCGACGACGCCGTTCGGCGCCCTCGCGGCGGACGCCCTCAACGCGGGCATCCGCCGCCTCGACACCGCAGCACGAGTGCTGCTCGGGTCCAGCGGACGGACGACGAGGGCGTCCGTCACGACCGCGGCCGAACGGCTGCTCGGTCTGGGCGAGGGGCTGACACCCTCGGGCGACGATGTGCTCACCGGCCTCGCCTTCGTCTGCGCCCATCCCGGCTTCGGCCTGACCGCACTCGTTCCCCCGCTGCGGGCCGCCGCTGCCACTGCAGACCGCCGCACCACCCAGCTGAGCGAAGTGACACTGCGCGCCGCGCTCACAGGACGTGCGCGCAGACGCATGCATGACCTCGTCGACGCCGTCATCGCGCATGCCGAGAAGGACCTGCGCATCGCGGTGGCCAGGACCGCCGAGATCGGCCACACCTCCGGACACGACATCCTCACGGGCATCCGCCTGGGGATGCAGCTCTCCGCATCCGCCACCAGCCGACCAACCCCATCCGATCAAGGAGATCATCGATGA
- a CDS encoding carbamate kinase, with protein MRIVVALGGNALARRGEPMTAEYLRANVRSTCEALAALASENEMVITHGNGPQVGLLALQNLAYQDVAAYPLDILGAETQGMIGYVVQQELSNALNGAREVAGIITTTVVDESDPAFERPTKLIGPQYSAHDAAEAAAEYRWTIAKDGNAFRRVVPSPTPMSIVQAPLIRRLLEAGSLAVCVGGGGVPVRVDSKGRHVGVQAVVDKDLASAALAADIGADTLIMLTDGDYVSENWGTPEQRDIHTASADAVAAMKFAEGSMQPKIDAAIRVARAGGRALIGPLDRLDDLLARRIGTEIVPALKEGIRWVESTPTKSA; from the coding sequence ATGCGCATCGTGGTGGCCCTGGGCGGCAATGCCCTCGCTCGTCGTGGCGAGCCGATGACCGCCGAATACCTGCGGGCGAACGTCCGCTCCACCTGCGAGGCGCTCGCCGCTCTGGCGAGTGAGAACGAGATGGTCATCACGCACGGCAACGGTCCTCAGGTGGGTCTGCTCGCGCTGCAGAACCTCGCCTACCAGGATGTCGCCGCCTACCCGCTCGACATCCTGGGCGCCGAGACCCAGGGGATGATCGGCTACGTCGTCCAGCAGGAGCTCTCGAACGCGCTGAACGGCGCACGCGAGGTCGCCGGCATCATCACCACCACCGTCGTCGACGAGTCGGACCCGGCGTTCGAGCGCCCCACCAAGCTCATCGGCCCGCAGTACTCGGCGCACGATGCGGCCGAGGCCGCCGCAGAGTACCGCTGGACGATCGCCAAGGACGGAAACGCGTTCCGCCGCGTCGTTCCGTCGCCGACCCCGATGTCGATCGTGCAGGCACCGCTCATCCGCCGCCTGCTCGAGGCAGGAAGCCTGGCCGTCTGCGTGGGTGGCGGCGGCGTCCCCGTCCGCGTCGACTCGAAGGGCCGCCACGTGGGAGTGCAGGCCGTGGTCGACAAGGACCTCGCGTCGGCTGCTCTCGCCGCCGACATCGGCGCCGACACGCTCATCATGCTCACCGATGGCGACTACGTCAGCGAGAACTGGGGCACCCCGGAGCAGCGCGACATCCACACGGCATCGGCCGATGCGGTCGCCGCGATGAAGTTCGCCGAGGGTTCGATGCAGCCGAAGATCGACGCGGCCATCCGCGTCGCCCGGGCGGGGGGACGAGCCCTCATCGGCCCGCTCGATCGCCTGGACGATCTGCTCGCACGCCGAATCGGCACCGAGATCGTGCCTGCGCTCAAGGAGGGCATCCGCTGGGTGGAGAGCACGCCGACCAAGTCCGCCTGA
- a CDS encoding FCD domain-containing protein: MSRSDDRGLESERVAAWLRDAILDGVRKPGSKLIERDLAGEFGVSRVPVRDALKVLETEGLVELRPRTWAIVREFTAADLADLDEVREVLEPMAFRLAAERHRRDGLDRLQLALREEQDSAAESDSIVSRRAAADFHEIVVELADNRLLAALMQSIRSRLRWSLVQHDDLVHIADEHVALFEAIRDRDGDRASRLAYAHVESSRRERLSHAASMHSAPGILAE, encoded by the coding sequence GTGAGCAGATCAGACGACCGCGGGCTGGAGTCGGAAAGAGTCGCGGCATGGCTGCGGGATGCCATTCTCGACGGAGTCCGCAAACCGGGCAGCAAGCTGATCGAGCGCGACCTCGCAGGCGAATTCGGCGTCAGCCGCGTACCGGTGCGCGATGCCCTGAAGGTGCTCGAGACCGAGGGGCTGGTCGAGCTGCGTCCGCGCACCTGGGCCATCGTCCGGGAGTTCACCGCCGCCGACCTCGCCGACCTGGATGAGGTTCGCGAGGTGCTCGAGCCGATGGCGTTCCGCCTCGCGGCGGAACGCCATCGTCGCGACGGACTCGACCGGCTGCAGCTGGCGCTTCGCGAGGAGCAGGACAGCGCGGCCGAGAGCGACAGCATCGTGTCGCGGCGCGCAGCCGCCGACTTCCACGAGATCGTCGTCGAGCTGGCGGACAACCGCCTGCTCGCGGCGCTCATGCAGAGCATCCGCAGCCGACTGCGCTGGTCGCTCGTGCAGCACGACGACCTCGTTCACATAGCCGACGAGCACGTCGCGCTGTTCGAAGCCATTCGCGACCGCGACGGCGACCGCGCGAGCCGGCTCGCTTACGCCCACGTCGAGAGCAGCCGCCGCGAGCGGCTGTCGCACGCGGCATCGATGCATTCCGCCCCCGGTATCCTTGCGGAATGA
- a CDS encoding pyridoxal phosphate-dependent aminotransferase, giving the protein MTRRTLDQSSKLRNVLYEIRGKALVEAARLESEGHQILKLNTGNPATFGFEAPHQIVRDMLAALPTAHGYSDSKGVITARRAVVSRYEEVEGFPRFDPDDVFLGNGVSELITMVMQALLDEGDEVLIPAPDYPLWTAMTSLAGGTPVHYICDEENGWQPDLEDVRSKVTPRTKAIVIINPNNPTGAVYSREVLEGLVQIARENDLLLLSDEIYDRILFDDAQHIPTATLAPDLLCLTFNGLSKTYRVAGYRSGWLVITGPTSHARGFLEGITLLASTRLCPNVPAQYAVQAALGGVQSIDSLIGPTGRLHEQRDIAWKGLEAIPGVSCVKPAGALYAFPRLDPEVHEIRDDEKLVYDLLVSEKILLVQGTGFNWATPDHLRVVTLPEARVLSEAVERLGNFLSGYRQ; this is encoded by the coding sequence ATGACCCGCCGCACCCTTGACCAGTCATCGAAGCTGAGGAACGTCCTCTACGAGATCCGTGGCAAGGCGCTGGTCGAGGCGGCGCGCCTGGAGTCCGAGGGACACCAGATCCTCAAGCTGAACACCGGCAACCCGGCCACCTTCGGATTCGAAGCACCGCACCAGATCGTGCGCGACATGCTCGCGGCCCTGCCGACCGCGCACGGCTACAGCGACAGCAAAGGCGTGATCACAGCCCGTCGTGCCGTCGTCAGCCGCTACGAAGAGGTCGAGGGATTCCCGCGTTTCGATCCCGACGACGTGTTCCTCGGCAACGGCGTGTCCGAGCTGATCACCATGGTCATGCAGGCGCTGCTCGATGAGGGCGACGAGGTGCTCATCCCCGCACCTGATTACCCTCTCTGGACGGCGATGACCTCGCTCGCGGGCGGCACCCCCGTGCATTACATCTGCGATGAGGAGAACGGCTGGCAGCCCGACCTCGAGGATGTCCGCTCGAAGGTGACGCCTCGCACCAAGGCGATCGTCATCATCAACCCGAACAACCCGACCGGCGCCGTCTACTCCCGAGAGGTGCTCGAGGGTCTCGTTCAGATCGCCCGTGAGAACGATCTGCTGCTGCTCTCGGACGAGATCTACGACCGCATCCTGTTCGACGACGCTCAGCACATCCCGACCGCGACGCTCGCTCCGGATCTGCTCTGCCTCACGTTCAACGGCCTCTCCAAGACGTACCGCGTGGCCGGCTATCGTTCGGGCTGGCTGGTGATCACAGGGCCGACCTCGCATGCTCGCGGATTCCTCGAGGGCATCACGCTGCTGGCATCCACCCGTCTGTGCCCGAACGTGCCAGCGCAGTACGCGGTGCAGGCGGCACTCGGGGGAGTGCAGTCGATCGACTCGCTCATCGGTCCGACGGGGCGACTGCACGAGCAGCGCGACATCGCATGGAAGGGCCTGGAGGCGATCCCCGGCGTGAGCTGCGTGAAGCCCGCAGGTGCACTGTACGCGTTCCCGCGCCTCGACCCCGAGGTGCACGAGATCCGCGACGACGAGAAGCTCGTCTACGACCTGCTCGTTTCGGAGAAGATCCTGCTCGTGCAGGGCACCGGCTTCAACTGGGCGACGCCTGACCACCTGCGCGTGGTGACGCTTCCCGAGGCGCGTGTCCTCAGCGAAGCAGTCGAGCGGCTCGGGAACTTCCTTTCGGGCTATCGGCAGTGA
- a CDS encoding helix-turn-helix domain-containing protein — protein MPEASPTEPRFLAPAQVAELLSIEVDEVIALVHQGRLRGAQFGSPPRWRVEHSSLAEYLEAQTEEARRMALWRQSNEASFPEVWGTTPLRRD, from the coding sequence ATGCCCGAAGCTTCCCCCACGGAGCCGCGCTTCCTCGCCCCCGCGCAGGTCGCAGAGCTCCTCAGCATCGAGGTCGATGAGGTGATCGCCCTCGTACACCAGGGCCGACTGCGCGGTGCGCAGTTCGGCTCGCCGCCGCGCTGGCGCGTCGAGCACTCGAGCCTGGCCGAGTATCTCGAGGCGCAGACCGAAGAGGCCCGCCGCATGGCGCTCTGGCGCCAGTCCAACGAGGCCAGCTTCCCGGAGGTGTGGGGCACGACCCCGCTCAGACGCGACTGA
- a CDS encoding Rv3235 family protein — MTTTLHEYFARQPTSAAQLPDPVPLLRSLTQGALEVLAGVREVDQLARWFSEDAFRALVTRANLSARARSARNQAPTRPSFQILSIRSSAPADNVIEAVVVVAGPGRTRAVAIRLEGFDGRWRASSLAVL, encoded by the coding sequence ATGACGACGACGTTGCACGAGTACTTCGCTCGGCAGCCGACTTCGGCAGCACAGCTGCCGGATCCGGTGCCCTTGCTGCGCAGCCTGACGCAGGGGGCGCTGGAGGTCCTTGCCGGAGTGCGCGAGGTCGACCAGCTCGCGAGATGGTTCAGCGAAGACGCGTTCCGGGCCCTCGTCACGCGAGCCAACCTGTCCGCACGCGCTCGCAGCGCCCGGAACCAGGCTCCGACGCGACCGAGCTTCCAGATCCTCTCGATTCGCTCGAGTGCGCCCGCAGACAACGTGATCGAGGCGGTCGTTGTGGTCGCAGGACCAGGACGCACCCGCGCCGTGGCGATCCGGCTGGAGGGGTTCGACGGCCGGTGGCGGGCTAGCT